From the genome of Seriola aureovittata isolate HTS-2021-v1 ecotype China chromosome 6, ASM2101889v1, whole genome shotgun sequence, one region includes:
- the zgc:101100 gene encoding diencephalon/mesencephalon homeobox protein 1-B yields the protein MNSLNFCGPSSGGVYPLHGVNSMLFDLHHQMAEQYHVYSAAGPTVHTLSVAERLAELILEARYGNQQKQRRSRTAFTVTQLQALEKAFQQTQYPDVGMRERLAVCINLPEARIQVWFKNRRAKFRKGQKVSPLSRDNGLEETPHCRKVGQEEVRTEDKQDVITSCIDSNIPPPPPPHPHVDKIRDVCPPLAPSDSGISRCPLRLHSPPLFPVMTGECYSHPPHQPVVGVLSTELALPPLFWPIIQQHSSTLGVPPSLVAKNCSLSLQTACSSKAVPRPHLGL from the exons ATGAACTCTTTGAATTTCTGCGGGCCGTCCAGCGGTGGTGTTTATCCCCTCCACGGTGTCAACTCCATGCTGTTCGACCTGCACCACCAGATGGCGGAGCAGTACCACGTCTACTCTGCAGCAGGCCCCACGGTGCACACCCTCTCTGTGGCTGAGAGGCTGGCAG AGCTGATTCTGGAGGCTCGCTACGGGAACCAGCAGAAACAGCGCCGCAGCCGCACAGCAttcacagtgacacagctgCAGGCGCTGGAGAAAGCCTTCCAACAGACACAGTACCCAGATGTCGGCATGAGAGAAAGGCTGGCTGTTTGCATCAACCTGCCTGAGGCTCGCATTCAG gtgtgGTTCAAGAACAGGAGGGCAAAGTTTCGTAAAGGTCAGAAGGTCTCCCCGCTCTCCAGAGACAACGGTCTGGAGGAGACACCACATTGCAGGAAGGTGGGACAGGAGGAAGTCAGGACTGAAGACAAACAGGACGTCATCACATCATGCATCGACAGCaacatccctcctcctcctcctcctcatcctcatgtGGATAAAATTAGGGATGTTTGCCCTCCCCTCGCCCCTTCAGACTCTGGTATCTCACGGTGCCCCCTCCGGCTACACTCTCCTCCACTTTTCCCTGTCATGACAGGGGAGTGCTACAGCCACCCACCTCACCAGCCTGTTGTAGGAGTGCTGTCCACTGAGCTCGCCCTCCCCCCATTGTTCTGGCCCATCATACAGCAGCACAGCTCCACCCTGGGGGTTCCTCCATCATTAGTTGCTAAAAACTGTAGCCTCTCCCTTCAGACTGCTTGTTCCAGTAAAGCTGTGCCTCGCCCTCACCTGGGGCTGTAA